One stretch of Serinicoccus hydrothermalis DNA includes these proteins:
- a CDS encoding NRAMP family divalent metal transporter, translating into MVIDGDSTTTGRERSARSTWGSRWAAMGPGLLAASAAIGASHLISSTQAGALFGWQLVWLIVLANVLKYPFFRFGPQYAAETGRSLVEGYARRGKAYLWVFFVLAAVSSVISTAGVALLCTVILAYLLPASWGLGVPLLATVLLGVTLVLLVGGHYKALDGVTKIIMVTLALSTVVAVVMAAGQGAVRQPGFEDPSPWTLATLPFLVAVIGWMPAPIEISALNSLWVKAKAQGRRLAVRDVLFDFNTGYVVSTVLAVFFIGLGVFVQYGSGQELQMAGGAYIPQLMSMYGAAIGQWAVPLMALIAFACMFGTVISVVDGYARACAESVRLLRSRPEMSSRSKDLWITGISLIALAIVVWMSASLADMLRFAMVSAFLTAPVFAWLNFSIIRSERQLSGTMRVLSYVGLVFLVGFTLLFLASQFGLLA; encoded by the coding sequence ATGGTGATCGACGGGGACTCCACCACGACGGGGCGCGAGCGCTCGGCGCGGTCCACCTGGGGCAGCCGGTGGGCGGCGATGGGGCCGGGGCTGCTGGCGGCCTCGGCCGCGATCGGCGCCTCCCACCTCATCTCCTCCACCCAGGCCGGGGCGCTCTTCGGCTGGCAGCTCGTCTGGCTCATCGTCCTGGCCAACGTGCTGAAGTACCCCTTCTTCCGCTTCGGCCCGCAGTACGCCGCCGAGACCGGACGCAGCCTGGTCGAGGGGTATGCCCGGCGGGGGAAGGCATACCTCTGGGTGTTCTTCGTGCTGGCCGCCGTGTCCTCGGTCATCTCCACCGCCGGCGTCGCGCTGCTGTGCACCGTGATCCTCGCCTACCTGCTGCCCGCGTCGTGGGGCCTGGGCGTGCCCCTGCTCGCGACGGTGCTGCTCGGTGTGACCCTCGTGCTGCTCGTCGGCGGCCACTACAAGGCCCTCGACGGCGTCACCAAGATCATCATGGTCACCCTCGCCCTCTCGACCGTCGTCGCGGTGGTCATGGCGGCGGGCCAGGGAGCGGTCCGGCAGCCCGGCTTCGAGGACCCCTCCCCCTGGACCCTCGCGACCCTCCCCTTCCTCGTCGCGGTCATCGGCTGGATGCCGGCGCCGATCGAGATCAGCGCGCTGAACTCGCTGTGGGTCAAGGCCAAGGCGCAGGGGCGGCGGCTCGCGGTGCGCGACGTGCTCTTCGACTTCAACACTGGCTACGTCGTCTCCACCGTGCTCGCGGTCTTCTTCATCGGCCTCGGGGTCTTTGTGCAGTACGGCAGCGGCCAGGAGCTGCAGATGGCCGGCGGCGCCTACATCCCGCAGCTCATGAGCATGTACGGCGCGGCCATCGGGCAGTGGGCGGTGCCGCTCATGGCGCTCATCGCCTTCGCCTGCATGTTCGGCACGGTCATCTCCGTCGTCGACGGGTATGCCCGCGCCTGCGCCGAGTCGGTGCGGCTGCTGCGCTCGCGGCCGGAGATGAGCAGCCGCTCCAAGGACCTGTGGATCACCGGGATCTCGCTCATCGCGCTGGCGATCGTGGTGTGGATGAGCGCGTCGCTGGCCGACATGCTGCGCTTCGCGATGGTCAGCGCCTTCCTCACCGCGCCGGTCTTCGCCTGGCTCAACTTCTCGATCATCCGCAGCGAGCGCCAGCTGTCGGGCACCATGCGGGTGCTGTCCTACGTCGGCCTGGTCTTCCTCGTCGGCTTCACGCTGCTCTTCCTGGCCTCGCAGTTCGGCCTGCTTGCCTGA
- a CDS encoding glycosyltransferase family 4 protein, producing the protein MRIALFTEVFLPKVDGVVTRVTRTLDQLTELGHEALVFAPGEPPTHHGPHRVVKVRSVSFQPWYPEIMVGLPTARIAREMQAFHPDIVHAVNPVWLAAYGVISARRRNLPLLASFHTDVPSYTTRLGNGLSLLRAPSQAWITGMHNLAEVNLCTSAQMVARAREVGIREVDLWPKAVDTVGYHPSRRDPEMRERLTGGHPEAPLVLYVGRLSREKDLDQLLEPIRELAADGVRLAFVGSGPARPELEKLFAGTPTVFTGYLAGEELAAAYASADAFAFPSTTETLGLVALESMASGVPVVGARAGGIPFVIEDGETGFLVEPGDTAGYADRLRRLLLEPGIKGRMGAAARADAQTHSWRASTESLVESYELAVQRHRGRRPVVKPLRARQHRDLR; encoded by the coding sequence ATGCGGATCGCGCTGTTCACCGAGGTCTTCCTGCCCAAGGTCGACGGCGTCGTCACCCGCGTCACCCGCACCCTGGACCAGCTGACCGAGCTGGGGCACGAGGCGCTGGTCTTCGCCCCGGGCGAGCCGCCGACCCACCACGGGCCGCACCGCGTCGTGAAGGTGCGCTCGGTGTCCTTCCAGCCGTGGTATCCCGAGATCATGGTCGGCCTGCCGACCGCCCGCATCGCGCGGGAGATGCAGGCCTTCCACCCCGACATCGTGCACGCGGTCAACCCGGTGTGGCTCGCGGCCTACGGCGTCATCTCGGCGCGGCGCCGCAACCTGCCGCTGCTCGCCAGCTTCCACACCGACGTGCCGTCCTACACCACCCGTCTCGGCAACGGGCTCTCCCTGCTGCGGGCGCCGAGCCAGGCCTGGATCACGGGGATGCACAACCTCGCCGAGGTCAACCTGTGCACCTCGGCGCAGATGGTCGCCCGCGCCCGCGAGGTCGGCATCCGCGAGGTCGACCTGTGGCCCAAGGCGGTCGACACCGTCGGCTACCACCCCTCGCGGCGCGATCCCGAGATGCGCGAGCGGCTGACCGGGGGCCATCCCGAGGCGCCGCTGGTGCTCTACGTCGGCCGGCTGTCGCGGGAGAAGGACCTGGACCAGCTGCTGGAGCCGATCCGTGAGCTGGCGGCCGACGGGGTCCGGCTCGCCTTCGTCGGGTCCGGTCCGGCGCGGCCCGAGCTGGAGAAGCTCTTCGCCGGGACCCCCACGGTCTTCACCGGCTACCTCGCCGGGGAGGAGCTCGCGGCGGCCTACGCCAGCGCCGACGCCTTCGCCTTCCCCTCGACCACCGAGACGCTCGGCCTGGTGGCGCTGGAGTCCATGGCCAGCGGTGTGCCGGTCGTCGGCGCCCGCGCCGGGGGCATCCCCTTCGTCATCGAGGACGGCGAGACCGGCTTCCTCGTCGAGCCCGGCGACACGGCGGGGTATGCCGACCGCCTGCGCCGCCTCCTGCTCGAGCCCGGGATCAAGGGGCGGATGGGCGCGGCCGCACGGGCCGACGCGCAGACCCACTCCTGGCGGGCCTCGACCGAGTCGCTCGTGGAGTCCTACGAGCTGGCCGTGCAGCGGCACCGGGGCCGGCGGCCGGTCGTCAAGCCGCTGCGCGCCCGGCAGCACCGCGACCTGCGCTGA
- a CDS encoding NAD-dependent epimerase/dehydratase family protein gives MLIAVLGGDGFCGWPAALHLSDLGHEVVIVDNLVRRRIDEELGAQSLTPIAGIEERLAAWHEVSGQQMRFRDIDLAQDYEGLRSFLDTERPDVVVHFAEQRSAPYSMKSPRHKRYTVDNNTGATHNLLCALVETGLDAHLVHLGTMGVYGYGTAGMAIPEGYLDVQISGDDGAQVDQQILYPTNPGSVYHMTKCMDQQLFAYYAKNDALRITDLHQGIIWGTHTDQTLRDERLINRFDYDGDYGTVLNRFLMQAAVGYPLTVHGTGGQTRAFIHLRDMARCVQIAVENPPARGDRVKIFNQMTQTHRVRDLAELVARISDAEVELVPNPRHEAAENELHVHNETFLDLGLEPTLLEEGLLMEVEDVARRYADRADLDKIPCTSTWTSAQEAGVPASRAALAGAGAPVSTEGRGEATAGDRAGDRAEHPA, from the coding sequence GTGTTGATCGCTGTGCTCGGCGGCGACGGCTTCTGCGGCTGGCCCGCGGCGCTGCACCTGTCCGACCTCGGCCACGAGGTCGTCATCGTCGACAACCTCGTCCGGCGCCGGATCGACGAGGAGCTCGGGGCGCAGTCGTTGACCCCCATCGCCGGCATCGAGGAGCGGCTGGCCGCGTGGCACGAGGTGTCGGGGCAGCAGATGCGCTTCCGCGATATCGACCTCGCGCAGGACTACGAGGGGCTGCGCTCCTTCCTCGACACCGAGCGCCCGGACGTGGTCGTGCACTTCGCCGAGCAGCGCTCCGCGCCCTACTCGATGAAGTCGCCGCGGCACAAGCGCTACACCGTCGACAACAACACCGGGGCCACGCACAACCTGCTGTGCGCCCTGGTGGAGACCGGCCTCGACGCGCACCTCGTGCACCTCGGCACCATGGGAGTCTACGGCTACGGCACCGCCGGTATGGCGATCCCCGAGGGCTACCTCGACGTCCAGATCTCCGGTGACGACGGCGCGCAGGTCGACCAGCAGATCCTCTACCCCACCAACCCGGGCTCGGTCTACCACATGACCAAGTGCATGGACCAGCAGCTCTTCGCCTACTACGCCAAGAACGACGCGCTGCGGATCACCGACCTGCACCAGGGCATCATCTGGGGCACGCACACCGACCAGACGCTGCGCGACGAGCGGCTCATCAACCGCTTCGACTACGACGGCGACTACGGCACGGTGCTCAACCGCTTCCTCATGCAGGCGGCGGTCGGCTACCCGCTCACGGTGCACGGCACCGGCGGCCAGACCCGAGCCTTCATCCACCTGCGCGACATGGCGCGCTGCGTGCAGATCGCGGTCGAGAACCCGCCCGCCCGCGGCGACCGGGTCAAGATCTTCAACCAGATGACCCAGACCCACCGGGTGCGCGACCTCGCCGAGCTGGTCGCGCGGATCAGCGACGCCGAGGTCGAGCTGGTGCCCAACCCGCGGCACGAGGCGGCGGAGAACGAGCTGCACGTGCACAACGAGACCTTCCTCGACCTCGGCCTGGAGCCGACGCTGCTCGAGGAGGGCCTGCTCATGGAGGTGGAGGACGTCGCCCGGCGGTATGCCGACCGCGCCGACCTCGACAAGATCCCGTGCACCTCGACCTGGACCTCGGCCCAGGAGGCCGGCGTCCCGGCCTCCCGCGCCGCGCTCGCCGGGGCGGGTGCCCCCGTGTCCACCGAGGGCCGCGGCGAGGCGACCGCCGGGGACCGCGCCGGGGACCGCGCGGAGCATCCCGCCTGA
- a CDS encoding ABC-F family ATP-binding cassette domain-containing protein produces MGHVDVAAVGYTLPDGRPLLRDIGLRLGDGARVALVGPNGSGKTTLLRIVADELRPHEGSVSRSGGLGVMPQFIGTMGRDTAGAEPPTVRDLLVSVAPGRIRDAARALEAAELAIMTVDDEPAQLAYAQALADWADVGGYEQETLWDVCTVAALGTPFEQAQWRGTDTLSGGEQKRLALEALLRGPDEVLLLDEPDNYLDVPAKRWLEEQLRASPKTILLISHDRELLAQAATRVATLEPGAAGSTLWVHPGSFATWHQAREERNARLEEARRRWDEGHAKLRELMLRYKAKAAYNADMASQYQAAQTRLRRFEEAGPPEAVAHEQRVRMRLRGGRTAKRAVICEDVELTGLMRPFGLEVWYGDRVAVLGSNGSGKSHFLRLLAAGGSDPEPEHRPVGDVVPAPVGHTGVARLGARVRPGWFAQTHDHPELRGRTLLEILHRGDEHRRGMPQQEAARVLDRYELARAGEQRFDSLSGGQQARVQILLLELSGATLLLLDEPTDNLDLHSAEALQAGLEAFEGTVLAVTHDRWFADSFDRFVVFGADGRVRETDGPVWEEIRVDRAR; encoded by the coding sequence ATGGGACACGTCGACGTCGCCGCGGTGGGCTACACGCTCCCCGACGGCAGGCCGCTGCTGCGCGACATCGGCCTGCGCCTCGGCGACGGGGCACGGGTCGCCCTGGTGGGACCGAACGGCAGCGGCAAGACCACGCTGCTGCGGATCGTCGCCGACGAGCTGCGCCCGCACGAGGGCTCGGTCTCGCGCAGCGGCGGGCTGGGGGTGATGCCGCAGTTCATCGGCACGATGGGGCGGGACACCGCCGGGGCCGAGCCGCCCACGGTGCGCGACCTGCTCGTGTCGGTGGCGCCGGGGCGGATCCGGGACGCGGCGCGGGCGCTGGAGGCCGCCGAGCTGGCGATCATGACCGTCGACGACGAGCCGGCCCAGCTCGCCTACGCCCAGGCGCTGGCCGACTGGGCCGACGTCGGCGGCTACGAGCAGGAGACGCTCTGGGACGTGTGCACGGTCGCGGCCCTGGGCACACCGTTCGAGCAGGCGCAGTGGCGGGGCACCGACACACTGTCCGGCGGGGAGCAGAAGCGGCTGGCGCTGGAGGCGCTGCTGCGCGGGCCGGACGAGGTGCTGCTGCTCGACGAGCCGGACAACTACCTCGACGTGCCGGCCAAGCGCTGGCTGGAGGAGCAGCTGCGCGCCAGCCCGAAGACCATCCTGCTGATCAGCCACGACCGGGAGCTGCTGGCCCAGGCCGCGACCCGGGTGGCGACGCTGGAGCCGGGCGCGGCGGGCAGCACCCTGTGGGTGCACCCGGGCAGCTTCGCGACCTGGCACCAGGCCCGCGAGGAGCGCAACGCCCGGCTGGAGGAGGCCCGGCGCCGCTGGGACGAGGGACACGCCAAGCTCCGCGAGCTCATGCTGCGCTACAAGGCCAAGGCGGCCTACAACGCCGACATGGCCAGCCAGTACCAGGCGGCCCAGACCCGGCTGCGTCGCTTCGAGGAGGCGGGGCCGCCGGAGGCGGTCGCGCACGAGCAGCGGGTGCGGATGCGGCTGCGCGGCGGCCGGACCGCCAAGCGGGCGGTGATCTGCGAGGACGTCGAGCTGACCGGGCTGATGCGGCCCTTCGGCCTGGAGGTCTGGTACGGCGACCGGGTCGCGGTGCTCGGCTCCAACGGCTCGGGCAAGTCGCACTTCCTGCGGCTCCTCGCGGCCGGTGGCAGCGACCCCGAGCCGGAGCACCGGCCGGTCGGTGACGTGGTGCCGGCGCCGGTCGGGCATACCGGCGTGGCGCGGCTGGGCGCCCGGGTGCGGCCCGGCTGGTTCGCCCAGACGCACGACCACCCGGAGCTGCGCGGGCGGACGCTCCTGGAGATCCTGCACCGCGGCGACGAGCACCGGCGGGGTATGCCGCAGCAGGAGGCCGCGCGGGTGCTCGACCGCTACGAGCTGGCCCGGGCCGGCGAGCAGCGCTTCGACTCGCTGTCCGGCGGGCAGCAGGCGCGGGTGCAGATCCTGCTGCTGGAGCTGTCCGGCGCGACCCTGCTGCTGCTCGACGAGCCGACCGACAACCTCGACCTGCACTCGGCCGAGGCGCTGCAGGCGGGCCTGGAGGCCTTCGAGGGCACGGTGCTCGCGGTCACCCACGACCGGTGGTTCGCCGACTCCTTCGACCGCTTCGTCGTCTTCGGCGCCGACGGGCGGGTGCGGGAGACCGACGGACCGGTGTGGGAGGAGATCAGGGTCGATCGCGCCCGGTAG
- a CDS encoding DUF6308 family protein, with protein MTAPTWTTPDILTPHRLEDALQHLTDYFTATAYTGSYFERLGGGGDRQDIADSITTDDLVALSMLSVPVSGRAARQLLEDPSQVEQLLADIPRSANITRSHDRWLLEEGGPARDLWGALRRLPAFGPVRTSKLLARKRPHLIPVYDEVVRQQFGAQDSRGQWAAFSNMFRDAEFVDHLTRLRGAAGLSDISLLRIADVIVWREGSAR; from the coding sequence ATGACTGCCCCGACGTGGACCACGCCCGACATCCTCACACCGCACCGTCTCGAGGACGCACTACAGCACCTAACTGACTACTTCACCGCCACTGCCTACACCGGCTCCTACTTCGAGCGGCTGGGCGGTGGGGGTGATCGCCAAGATATCGCCGACTCGATCACGACCGATGACCTGGTGGCCCTGTCCATGCTCTCGGTGCCAGTGAGTGGCAGGGCCGCGCGCCAGCTCTTGGAGGATCCCTCTCAGGTGGAGCAGCTGCTGGCCGACATCCCCCGGAGCGCCAACATCACGCGGTCCCATGATCGATGGCTGCTCGAGGAGGGCGGACCCGCCAGAGATCTTTGGGGCGCGCTCCGACGCCTGCCCGCGTTCGGTCCTGTTCGCACCAGCAAGCTTCTGGCTCGGAAGAGACCCCATCTCATCCCTGTCTACGACGAAGTGGTTCGTCAGCAGTTCGGGGCGCAGGACTCACGTGGGCAGTGGGCGGCCTTCTCCAACATGTTCCGGGACGCGGAGTTCGTCGACCACCTGACCAGACTCCGGGGCGCAGCCGGGTTGAGCGACATCTCGCTCTTGCGAATCGCGGACGTGATCGTGTGGCGTGAGGGCTCCGCACGTTGA
- a CDS encoding S1C family serine protease yields MTTPQQDPQGYSSDRAQQQDATGPLSSDATSPVPPVRTEASSDDTTAHQAAPPTTTPPAPRRERRRVGDIAVASVLAALLASGGTYAAIQLAGDGPGTVAEQSVADSEDDQASGDARGTTVSLTGEQDWGSVADAVTPSTVSIAVAGMNGEGAGSGVVWDTEGHIVTNAHVVEGAQEVQVTLPNGRSYPAEVVGTDPSSDLAVIKMDSVPDGLTPIAVGDDSALGVGDPVMAVGNPLGLSGTVTTGIVSALDRPVTTQGSSQDPSDPGAAVFTNAIQTSAAINPGNSGGALVNAAGELVGINSSIASLGSGMGGQSGSIGIGFAIPSGKVQLIADQLIETGTATHAFLGVGLDDAQAQADGATVSGAAVTQVEPDSPASAVGLESGDLIVAIDDEPVTSATALVGQVRERGAGDEAKIAYIRDGERAEVTVTLVTRPDEEG; encoded by the coding sequence ATGACGACGCCACAGCAGGACCCGCAGGGCTACTCCTCCGACCGGGCGCAGCAGCAGGACGCGACCGGTCCCCTCTCCTCGGACGCCACCTCACCGGTCCCGCCGGTGCGGACCGAGGCCTCGTCGGACGACACGACCGCGCACCAGGCCGCGCCTCCCACCACCACCCCTCCCGCTCCCCGGCGCGAGCGCCGACGGGTCGGTGACATCGCCGTCGCGAGCGTGCTCGCGGCGCTGCTCGCCTCGGGCGGGACCTATGCCGCGATCCAGCTCGCCGGGGACGGTCCGGGCACCGTCGCCGAGCAGAGCGTGGCCGACTCCGAGGACGACCAGGCCTCCGGCGACGCCCGGGGCACGACGGTCTCGCTGACCGGCGAGCAGGACTGGGGCTCGGTCGCCGACGCCGTCACCCCGAGCACGGTCTCGATAGCCGTCGCCGGCATGAACGGCGAGGGCGCGGGGTCCGGTGTCGTGTGGGACACCGAGGGCCACATCGTCACCAACGCGCACGTCGTCGAGGGCGCCCAGGAGGTGCAGGTCACCCTGCCCAACGGGCGCTCCTACCCCGCCGAGGTCGTCGGGACCGACCCCTCGAGCGACCTCGCCGTCATCAAGATGGACTCGGTGCCGGACGGGCTCACCCCGATCGCCGTGGGCGACGACTCCGCGCTGGGCGTGGGCGACCCGGTCATGGCCGTCGGCAACCCGCTGGGCCTGTCCGGAACCGTCACCACCGGGATCGTCAGCGCGCTGGACCGGCCGGTCACCACGCAGGGCTCGTCCCAGGACCCCAGCGACCCGGGCGCCGCCGTCTTCACCAACGCGATCCAGACCTCGGCCGCGATCAACCCGGGCAACTCCGGCGGCGCCCTGGTCAACGCCGCCGGCGAGCTGGTCGGCATCAACTCCTCGATCGCCTCGCTGGGCTCCGGCATGGGCGGCCAGAGCGGCTCCATCGGCATCGGCTTCGCCATCCCCTCGGGCAAGGTCCAGCTCATCGCGGACCAGCTCATCGAGACCGGCACCGCGACGCACGCCTTCCTCGGGGTCGGCCTCGACGACGCCCAGGCGCAGGCCGACGGCGCCACGGTCTCCGGTGCCGCGGTCACCCAGGTGGAGCCGGACTCCCCCGCGTCGGCGGTCGGCCTGGAGAGCGGTGACCTCATCGTCGCCATCGACGACGAGCCCGTCACCAGCGCCACCGCCCTCGTCGGCCAGGTCCGCGAGCGCGGCGCCGGCGACGAGGCGAAGATCGCCTACATCCGCGACGGCGAGCGGGCCGAGGTCACCGTCACCCTGGTCACCCGGCCGGACGAGGAGGGCTGA
- a CDS encoding sensor histidine kinase — translation MLQHLRRAAYTKLHGLSLTRRLVTVLVLLVLAAYLLTTSVTMTMLRGYLVDRVDADLETYINPLAQRVSAQLLEEATGQQSTSAELWLPPNSYYILYTPNDPSARTVPLASRGMQDTPDLHRVTTHDERLGTPFTVGSTEGVGTWRVLALPMNEGQEVVSGTIAVALPLDEVDSTVRQLAFLTFVIGLTTMVLVGVLGWFAVRRAFRPLSRMEDTAAAIAAGDLTRRIPPPGARDEVGSLSESLNAMLAHIEHSFAVREASEQRMRDFVADASHELRTPLATVKGYAELHRFGAMSDPEDVAGAMRRIEDEATRMTRLVEDLLTLTRWDSQPEMAPTRVDLTVLASDVVQDARVRAPERSVRLVPLPGTDPDSVPVVVGEDGALRQVLTNLVANALAHTPAGTPVEVAVGRVGEQVVVEVRDHGQGLSEDTADRVFERFYRADKSRSRASGGTGLGLAIVAAIVGRHQGSVRHTPTRGGGATFRVELPAPARPANS, via the coding sequence GTGCTCCAGCACCTGCGCCGCGCCGCCTACACCAAGCTCCACGGGCTGTCGCTGACCCGACGGCTCGTCACGGTGCTCGTGCTCCTCGTGCTCGCGGCCTACCTGCTCACGACCTCGGTGACCATGACCATGCTCCGCGGCTACCTCGTGGACCGGGTGGACGCCGACCTCGAGACCTACATCAACCCGCTCGCCCAGCGGGTCTCCGCGCAGCTGCTCGAGGAGGCGACGGGGCAGCAGAGCACCAGCGCCGAGCTGTGGCTGCCGCCGAACTCCTACTACATCCTCTACACGCCCAACGACCCCTCGGCGCGCACCGTCCCGCTCGCCTCGCGCGGGATGCAGGACACCCCGGACCTGCACCGGGTCACCACCCACGACGAGCGGCTCGGGACGCCGTTCACCGTCGGCAGCACCGAGGGCGTCGGCACCTGGCGGGTGCTGGCGCTGCCGATGAACGAGGGCCAGGAGGTGGTCTCCGGCACCATCGCGGTGGCGCTGCCGCTGGACGAGGTCGACAGCACGGTCCGGCAGCTGGCCTTCCTCACCTTCGTCATCGGGCTGACGACGATGGTGCTCGTCGGGGTGCTCGGCTGGTTCGCCGTGCGCCGCGCCTTCCGCCCGCTCAGCCGGATGGAGGACACCGCGGCGGCGATCGCGGCCGGCGACCTCACCCGGCGCATCCCCCCGCCCGGCGCCCGCGACGAGGTCGGCTCCCTCTCGGAGTCGCTCAACGCGATGCTCGCGCACATCGAGCACTCCTTCGCGGTCCGCGAGGCCTCCGAGCAGCGGATGCGCGACTTCGTGGCGGACGCCTCGCACGAGCTGCGGACCCCGCTCGCCACGGTCAAGGGGTATGCCGAGCTGCACCGTTTCGGGGCCATGTCCGACCCCGAGGACGTCGCCGGGGCGATGCGCCGGATCGAGGACGAGGCCACCCGGATGACCCGGCTCGTCGAGGACCTGCTGACCCTGACGCGGTGGGACTCGCAGCCGGAGATGGCCCCCACCCGGGTCGACCTCACGGTGCTCGCGTCCGACGTCGTGCAGGACGCGCGGGTGCGGGCGCCGGAGCGCAGCGTGCGGCTCGTGCCGCTGCCCGGGACCGACCCGGACTCGGTGCCCGTGGTCGTCGGCGAGGACGGCGCGCTGCGCCAGGTCCTCACCAACCTCGTCGCGAACGCGTTGGCGCACACCCCGGCGGGGACGCCGGTCGAGGTGGCGGTGGGGCGCGTCGGCGAGCAGGTCGTCGTCGAGGTGCGTGACCACGGGCAGGGCCTGTCCGAGGACACCGCCGACCGGGTCTTCGAGCGCTTCTACCGCGCCGACAAGTCGCGCAGCCGCGCCTCCGGCGGCACCGGGCTGGGGCTGGCGATCGTCGCCGCCATCGTGGGGCGCCACCAGGGCTCGGTCAGGCATACCCCTACGCGCGGCGGCGGGGCCACGTTCCGCGTCGAGCTGCCCGCGCCGGCGCGTCCAGCAAACTCATAG
- a CDS encoding response regulator transcription factor, whose product MTTASDTDPEATLLVVEDETNIRELLTTSLRFAGFAVHAAPDGRSALQLSGEHDFDLAVLDIMLPDMDGFTVTRTLRERGLDLPIVFLTAKDSLDDKIKGLTVGGDDYVTKPFSLEEVVARIRAVLRRTRVAEEGDDHALRVADLELDEDSHEVRRAGKVIEVSPTEFKLLRYLMLNPGRVLSKSQILDHVWDYDFRGEMNIVESYISYLRRKIDVVGEPLIHTKRGVGYVLREPR is encoded by the coding sequence ATGACCACCGCCAGTGACACCGATCCGGAGGCCACGCTGCTGGTGGTCGAGGACGAGACCAACATCCGCGAGCTGCTGACGACGAGCCTGCGCTTCGCCGGCTTCGCGGTGCACGCCGCCCCCGACGGGCGCAGCGCGCTGCAGCTGTCCGGCGAGCACGACTTCGACCTCGCCGTGCTCGACATCATGCTGCCGGACATGGACGGCTTCACCGTGACGCGCACCCTGCGCGAGCGGGGCCTGGACCTGCCGATCGTCTTCCTCACCGCCAAGGACTCCCTCGACGACAAGATCAAGGGCCTCACCGTCGGCGGCGACGACTACGTCACCAAGCCGTTCAGCCTGGAGGAGGTCGTGGCCCGCATCCGCGCCGTGCTGCGCCGCACCCGGGTCGCCGAGGAGGGCGACGACCACGCGCTGCGGGTCGCGGACCTGGAGCTGGACGAGGACAGCCACGAGGTGCGCCGCGCGGGCAAGGTCATCGAGGTCTCCCCCACCGAGTTCAAGCTGCTGCGCTACCTCATGCTCAACCCCGGCCGGGTGCTCTCCAAGAGCCAGATCCTGGACCACGTGTGGGACTACGACTTCCGCGGCGAGATGAACATCGTGGAGTCCTACATCTCCTACCTGCGGCGCAAGATCGACGTCGTCGGCGAGCCGCTCATCCACACCAAGCGCGGCGTCGGCTACGTGCTGCGCGAGCCGCGCTGA